The Arachis duranensis cultivar V14167 chromosome 2, aradu.V14167.gnm2.J7QH, whole genome shotgun sequence genome has a window encoding:
- the LOC107474100 gene encoding RAN GTPase-activating protein 1: protein MDSTAQTYQHRPLSIKLWPPSQGTRLMLAERMTKNLTTPSIFSRKYGLLSKEEAEEDAKQIEEIAFTTATQHFEKEPDGDGSFAVQIYAKESSKLMLDVLKRGPRVKEDGVLVSEKVTVTGETVFDISGGRRAFIDAEEATELLEPLRAPNSYTKICFSNRSFGLEAAQVAEPILLSIKNQLKEVDLSDFIAGRPEAEALEVMTIFSSALEGCVLRYLNLSNNAMGEKGVRAFRSLLKSQNNLEELYLMNDGISEEAAKAVSELIPSTEKLKVLHFHNNMTGDEGAIAISEIVKRSAALEDFRCSSTRVGSDGGVVLAEALGTCKHLKKLDLRDNMFGVEAGVALSKAVLGFVDLTEIYLSYLNLEDDGAEALANALKESAPSLEVLDMAGNDITTNVAASLAECISSKQFLAKLNLSENELKDEGAILISKALEEGHDQLLEVDLSTNSITRSGATVLAKAVVKKPRFKLLNINANFISDEGIEELKDIFKSLPDMLGPLDENDPEGEDIDEEAEEDADRDELESKLKSLEI, encoded by the coding sequence ATGGATTCCACAGCACAGACATACCAACATCGCCCACTTTCAATCAAGTTATGGCCCCCTAGCCAGGGTACTAGGCTAATGCTTGCTGAACGAATGACCAAGAACCTTACAACCCCATCCATTTTCTCTAGAAAGTATGGGCTGCTTAGCAAAGAAGAGGCCGAGGAGGATGCTAAGCAAATTGAAGAAATTGCTTTCACGACTGCAACCCAGCACTTTGAGAAGGAGCCTGATGGTGATGGGAGTTTTGCAGTGCAAATTTATGCCAAGGAATCGAGTAAGCTCATGTTGGACGTTTTGAAAAGAGGTCCGAGAGTGAAGGAGGACGGAGTATTGGTATCTGAAAAGGTTACTGTAACCGGTGAAACTGTTTTTGACATATCTGGTGGTCGCAGAGCCTTCATTGATGCAGAAGAGGCTACAGAACTGTTGGAGCCATTGAGGGCACCAAACTCTTATACTAAGATATGTTTCAGCAACAGAAGTTTTGGCTTGGAAGCTGCTCAAGTTGCTGAACCCATCCTACTGTcaattaagaatcaattgaagGAAGTGGACCTGTCGGATTTTATTGCTGGCAGGCCGGAAGCAGAAGCTCTTGAAGTGATGACTATATTCTCCTCTGCACTGGAAGGTTGTGTTTTAAGGTACCTTAACCTGTCAAATAATGCCATGGGTGAAAAGGGAGTTAGAGCATTTCGGTCCCtcctaaaatcacaaaataactTGGAGGAGCTTTATTTAATGAATGATGGTATATCAGAGGAAGCTGCAAAAGCAGTATCTGAATTAATTCCTTCAACCGAGAAGCTCAAGGTTCTTCATTTTCATAATAACATGACTGGAGATGAAGGGGCAATTGCTATTTCTGAAATTGTGAAACGATCTGCAGCTTTGGAAGATTTTCGGTGTTCATCTACCAGGGTAGGTTCTGATGGTGGTGTTGTCCTAGCTGAGGCACTCGGAACTTGTAAACACTTGAAGAAGCTTGACTTGCGTGACAACATGTTTGGTGTGGAAGCTGGAGTCGCCCTGAGTAAAGCTGTACTTGGATTTGTTGATCTGACGGAGATATACCTTAGTTATTTGAACTTGGAGGATGATGGTGCAGAAGCCCTTGCAAATGCATTGAAGGAATCTGCACCATCGCTGGAAGTATTGGATATGGCTGGAAATGACATTACTACAAATGTTGCTGCTTCTTTAGCTGAATGTATATCATCAAAACAGTTCCTTGCCAAGTTGAATTTGTCTGAGAATGAACTGAAGGATGAAGGTGCAATTTTGATCAGCAAGGCATTGGAAGAGGGTCATGACCAGTTACTTGAGGTTGATTTGAGTACAAATTCAATTACTAGGTCCGGAGCTACGGTTTTGGCTAAAGCTGTTGTGAAAAAACCTAGATTTAAGTTGCTAAACATTAATGCTAACTTCATATCTGATGAAGGGATAGAGGAGTTGAAGgatatatttaaaagtttaccTGATATGCTGGGTCCTTTGGATGAGAATGATCCTGAAGGAGAAGACATTGATGAGGAGGCTGAAGAAGATGCTGATCGCGATGAATTGGAATCAAAACTGAAGAGCCTTGAGATTTAG